The following are encoded together in the Pseudidiomarina andamanensis genome:
- a CDS encoding ClpXP protease specificity-enhancing factor — protein MTPRRPYLVRAMYEWLLDNQLTPHLAVDADYPGCQVPWQFVQDGQIILNISPTAVTNFTADNEAVQFNARFSGNPHRVIVPMGAILAMYARENGAGSMFEPEPYYENPTAISPVSESVTETTKSETAEKDTDTKKKESQKKKSSSSHLRVVK, from the coding sequence ATGACACCGCGTCGCCCGTACTTAGTGCGGGCGATGTATGAATGGCTTTTGGATAATCAGCTTACACCGCATCTCGCGGTTGATGCTGATTACCCAGGCTGTCAGGTGCCATGGCAATTTGTTCAAGATGGTCAAATCATCTTGAACATTTCCCCTACCGCAGTAACCAATTTCACCGCCGATAATGAAGCCGTTCAGTTTAATGCTCGTTTCTCAGGTAATCCGCATCGCGTCATCGTACCGATGGGTGCTATTCTTGCGATGTATGCGCGAGAAAACGGCGCGGGTAGTATGTTCGAGCCTGAGCCCTATTATGAGAATCCAACTGCGATATCGCCTGTTAGCGAGTCTGTGACTGAGACCACTAAGAGCGAAACAGCAGAAAAAGATACGGATACCAAGAAAAAAGAAAGCCAGAAGAAAAAATCTTCCAGCTCTCATTTACGTGTCGTCAAATAA
- a CDS encoding cytochrome b, whose amino-acid sequence MNKLIAWFDERIPMTKTWNIHLAQYPAPKNFNFWYIFGVLATLVLVNQILTGIWLTMNYVPSAEGAFASVEFIMRDIEYGWLLRYMHSTGASAFFVVVYLHMFRGMMYGSYQKPRELLWVFGMLIFLVLMAEAFMGYLLPWGQMSYWGAQVIISLFGAIPIIGDDLTLWIRGDYVISGATLNRFFALHVIALPLVLVILVFLHIIALHEVGSNNPEGVSIKKPKGSVPDSEKPKFTFHERFTKKYDIVDAFPFFPYYIVKDLVGVAIFLFFFCYVIFFAPAMGGLFLEPPNFEAANPLKTPAHIAPVWYFTPFYAILRAVPDKLLGVILMFGAIVALFVLPWLDRGKVRSVRYRSTFHKVNLTVFAISFIALGYLGLKPATEVYTMFARIFTFLYFAFFVLLFFYSKNENTKPVPERITK is encoded by the coding sequence ATGAATAAACTCATTGCATGGTTTGACGAACGTATTCCGATGACCAAAACGTGGAATATCCACTTAGCTCAGTATCCAGCTCCAAAAAACTTTAACTTCTGGTACATCTTTGGTGTGCTAGCAACGTTAGTTTTGGTCAACCAAATTTTGACCGGTATCTGGCTAACCATGAACTACGTACCATCAGCTGAAGGCGCTTTCGCTTCAGTTGAATTTATCATGCGTGATATTGAGTACGGTTGGTTGCTTCGCTACATGCACTCAACCGGTGCATCTGCGTTCTTCGTGGTGGTCTACTTGCATATGTTCCGTGGCATGATGTACGGCTCTTATCAGAAGCCGCGCGAATTGCTGTGGGTATTCGGTATGCTCATCTTCCTCGTGCTAATGGCAGAAGCTTTCATGGGTTATTTGTTGCCATGGGGGCAGATGTCTTACTGGGGTGCACAGGTCATCATCTCTTTGTTCGGTGCCATTCCAATTATTGGTGACGATTTAACTCTGTGGATTCGTGGTGACTACGTTATCTCAGGCGCGACGCTGAACCGCTTCTTTGCATTGCACGTGATTGCATTGCCATTAGTGTTGGTTATTTTGGTGTTCTTGCACATCATCGCACTACACGAAGTGGGCTCGAACAACCCTGAAGGTGTTTCTATCAAGAAACCTAAGGGTTCAGTACCAGACTCAGAAAAGCCGAAGTTTACCTTCCATGAGCGCTTCACTAAGAAGTATGACATTGTTGATGCTTTCCCATTCTTCCCGTATTACATCGTGAAAGATTTAGTGGGCGTGGCTATCTTCTTGTTCTTCTTCTGCTACGTTATTTTCTTCGCTCCTGCAATGGGCGGCTTGTTCCTTGAGCCACCAAACTTTGAAGCGGCGAACCCGTTGAAGACTCCGGCACACATTGCTCCAGTATGGTACTTCACCCCGTTCTACGCAATTTTGCGTGCGGTACCTGATAAATTATTGGGTGTTATTTTGATGTTCGGTGCCATTGTTGCGCTATTCGTACTGCCTTGGCTAGACCGTGGCAAGGTACGCTCTGTGCGTTACCGTAGTACCTTCCATAAAGTAAACCTGACTGTATTCGCAATTAGCTTTATTGCACTCGGTTATCTTGGTCTGAAGCCGGCGACAGAGGTGTATACCATGTTCGCGCGTATCTTCACCTTCTTGTACTTTGCGTTCTTCGTATTGTTGTTCTTCTACAGTAAGAATGAAAACACGAAGCCAGTTCCAGAGAGGATTACTAAGTGA
- the rpsI gene encoding 30S ribosomal protein S9, with product MAQNQYYGTGRRKSSTARVFLRPGSGNISINNRTLEEYFGRETARMVVRQPLELVDMVEKFDLYITVKGGGASGQAGAVRHGITRALMQYDEALRGDLRRAGYVTRDARQVERKKVGLHKARKRPQFSKR from the coding sequence ATGGCACAGAATCAATACTACGGTACTGGTCGTCGCAAAAGCTCAACTGCACGCGTTTTCTTGCGTCCAGGCAGCGGCAACATCAGCATCAATAACCGCACTTTAGAAGAATACTTCGGTCGTGAAACCGCTCGTATGGTTGTTCGTCAACCGCTTGAGTTGGTAGACATGGTTGAAAAATTCGACTTATACATCACTGTTAAAGGTGGTGGTGCAAGTGGTCAAGCAGGCGCAGTGCGTCACGGTATCACCCGTGCACTGATGCAGTATGACGAAGCTCTACGTGGTGACTTACGTCGCGCGGGTTATGTAACTCGTGACGCACGTCAAGTTGAGCGTAAGAAAGTCGGCTTGCATAAAGCACGTAAGCGTCCACAGTTCTCGAAGCGTTAA
- the sspA gene encoding stringent starvation protein SspA — translation MSVAANKRSVMTLYSGVNDLRSHQTRIVLAEKGVGVEITFVEPDNLPEDLMQLNPYADALPTLVDRELVLYNAHIIMEYLDERFPHPPLMPVYPVARGTSRLMMYRIDRDWYALADKILAGGKGADAARQELREGILALAPLFADSPFFMSEEFSLVDCYLAPLLWRLPLYGIQLEGTGAKEVKAYMVRVFERESFQESLTDIERDLGR, via the coding sequence ATGTCGGTTGCGGCAAACAAGCGGTCAGTGATGACCTTATATTCGGGCGTAAATGACTTACGCAGCCATCAAACACGTATCGTGCTCGCTGAAAAAGGCGTGGGCGTTGAGATTACTTTTGTTGAACCGGATAATCTTCCGGAAGACTTAATGCAACTCAATCCATATGCTGACGCGTTGCCAACGTTGGTGGATCGTGAGTTGGTGCTATACAACGCTCATATCATCATGGAATATCTTGATGAACGTTTCCCGCATCCGCCATTGATGCCGGTATATCCGGTAGCGCGTGGCACGAGTCGATTGATGATGTATCGCATTGATCGCGATTGGTATGCGTTAGCGGATAAAATTCTAGCTGGTGGAAAAGGCGCAGATGCTGCTCGTCAAGAATTACGCGAAGGTATTCTTGCACTGGCACCACTATTCGCTGATTCACCGTTCTTCATGAGTGAAGAGTTTAGCTTGGTAGACTGCTACTTGGCGCCGTTGCTGTGGCGTTTGCCACTGTACGGTATCCAATTAGAAGGTACTGGTGCGAAAGAAGTAAAAGCCTACATGGTTCGCGTGTTTGAGCGTGAATCATTCCAAGAATCACTCACAGACATTGAGCGAGACTTAGGTCGGTGA
- a CDS encoding cytochrome c1: MKQLIKNTLLVAASLWSVASFAADPTVPLDKANVDLHDKASLQRGAQLFMNYCLGCHSMQYQRYNRTFRDLEIPEELGVENLQFTGEKVGDLITNAMATEDAGNWFGTAAPDLTLVSRVRGADWIYTYLRSFYVDESRPFGVNNAVFPNVGMPHVLEELQGIPRKTTEQRMIDGEMQDVYVGIKTDGSGMLTEAEYDQAALDLTNFLVYTGEPMMLEQQRIGWYVFGFLLVFLIFAVLLKREFFKDVK; encoded by the coding sequence ATGAAACAGTTAATCAAAAATACTCTGCTGGTAGCAGCATCACTGTGGTCGGTTGCAAGTTTCGCAGCCGACCCGACAGTACCACTGGACAAAGCAAACGTTGATTTACACGACAAAGCGTCGTTGCAACGTGGTGCACAGTTGTTCATGAACTATTGCTTGGGTTGTCACTCAATGCAGTACCAGCGCTATAACCGTACGTTCCGTGATTTAGAAATTCCGGAAGAGTTAGGTGTTGAGAATCTGCAGTTTACCGGCGAGAAAGTAGGTGACTTGATCACCAACGCTATGGCGACTGAAGATGCTGGTAACTGGTTCGGTACCGCAGCACCAGATTTAACTTTGGTGTCTCGTGTGCGCGGTGCTGACTGGATCTATACCTATTTACGCTCGTTCTATGTTGATGAGAGCCGTCCATTCGGTGTCAACAACGCTGTATTCCCAAATGTGGGTATGCCGCACGTACTAGAAGAGCTTCAAGGTATTCCACGCAAAACCACCGAGCAACGAATGATTGACGGTGAAATGCAAGACGTTTATGTGGGCATTAAAACCGACGGCAGCGGTATGTTGACTGAAGCTGAATACGATCAGGCAGCGTTAGATCTGACCAACTTTTTGGTTTACACCGGTGAACCGATGATGTTGGAGCAGCAGCGCATTGGTTGGTATGTGTTCGGTTTCCTACTAGTCTTTTTAATTTTCGCAGTACTGCTGAAACGCGAATTCTTTAAGGACGTGAAATAA
- the petA gene encoding ubiquinol-cytochrome c reductase iron-sulfur subunit — translation MSNAPVDKGRRRFLTVATSVVGAAGAVGVAVPFIASWNPSEKAKNAGAPVEVNIGKAEPGQLIRVEWRGQPVWVVRRTPEMLASLDAVSDQLRDPNSEEPQQPEYAKNTYRSRKEEYFVAVGICTHLGCSPQFLDTGMGEYVEGAQSGFFCPCHGSIFDIAGRVFQGVPAPYNLVVPPHYYINDNTILVGEDGEQA, via the coding sequence ATGAGCAATGCGCCTGTAGATAAAGGCCGCCGTCGTTTCCTGACCGTCGCGACATCTGTCGTCGGTGCAGCGGGCGCGGTTGGTGTTGCCGTTCCTTTCATTGCGTCTTGGAACCCGAGCGAAAAAGCTAAAAACGCGGGTGCCCCAGTGGAAGTGAACATTGGAAAAGCCGAACCGGGTCAATTGATTCGTGTTGAATGGCGTGGTCAACCGGTTTGGGTGGTACGTCGTACCCCTGAGATGTTGGCATCGCTTGACGCCGTGAGTGACCAGCTTCGCGACCCTAATTCTGAAGAACCACAACAACCTGAGTATGCGAAAAATACTTATCGTTCGCGTAAAGAAGAATACTTTGTCGCGGTAGGTATCTGTACGCATCTGGGCTGTTCACCACAGTTCCTAGATACGGGTATGGGTGAGTACGTAGAAGGCGCTCAGTCAGGCTTCTTCTGTCCGTGTCACGGTTCCATATTTGATATCGCTGGTCGTGTATTCCAAGGTGTTCCTGCGCCATATAATTTGGTGGTTCCGCCTCATTACTACATCAACGATAACACCATTTTGGTGGGTGAAGATGGGGAGCAAGCCTAA
- a CDS encoding DegQ family serine endoprotease → MKVKFIAVLALASALIVAPVSAGIPFFGDKDETPTLAPMLEEVTPAVVNISVKGKREVRQRIPDMFRFFFGPGGPREQVQERPFQGLGSGVIIDADEGYVVTNNHVIDGASEILVTLKDGRQFDATVIGTDDRSDVALLKIKDGANLTEIKIGNSADLRVGDFVVAIGNPFGLGQTVTSGIVSALGRSGLGIEEIENFIQTDAAINSGNSGGALVTLNGELIGINTAILGPNGGNIGIGFAIPADMMKNLVAQLIEFGEVRRGVLGVRGNDLTHEIAKALDLKANQGAFIAEVIPEGAADKAGLKSGDVIVAVNGEKIRTFADLGARVSTIGAGKELEITVLRDGDERKFDVVLTADEQAVTAAALHPALDGITLAPDERGGLKVTEIEEGSLAERYGIRKDDVIIGVNRSPVNSMSELREALSNAGSVVALNLRRGNSQLYLVLRGG, encoded by the coding sequence ATGAAAGTGAAGTTCATTGCGGTTCTGGCATTGGCAAGTGCGTTAATTGTGGCGCCTGTTTCAGCCGGCATTCCTTTCTTTGGCGATAAAGATGAAACGCCAACACTGGCCCCTATGCTCGAGGAAGTCACCCCTGCAGTGGTGAATATCTCGGTAAAAGGGAAGCGTGAGGTTCGCCAACGTATTCCAGATATGTTTCGCTTCTTCTTTGGTCCTGGCGGCCCACGAGAGCAAGTTCAAGAGCGTCCATTCCAAGGCCTGGGATCTGGCGTCATTATTGATGCTGACGAAGGTTATGTTGTCACCAATAACCACGTGATTGACGGAGCATCGGAGATTTTAGTGACCCTAAAAGATGGTCGCCAGTTCGATGCAACTGTGATTGGTACTGATGATCGCTCAGACGTAGCGCTACTAAAGATCAAAGATGGTGCTAACCTTACAGAAATAAAAATTGGTAACTCTGCCGACTTACGCGTTGGTGACTTTGTTGTCGCCATCGGCAACCCGTTTGGTCTTGGTCAAACGGTAACCTCTGGTATCGTTAGTGCACTGGGTCGTAGTGGCTTGGGTATTGAAGAAATCGAAAACTTCATTCAAACCGATGCGGCTATTAACAGCGGTAACTCTGGTGGAGCACTGGTGACATTGAATGGTGAGTTAATTGGTATTAACACCGCTATTCTAGGCCCCAACGGCGGCAATATTGGTATCGGTTTTGCCATTCCTGCCGACATGATGAAAAACCTTGTCGCACAACTAATTGAGTTCGGTGAAGTGCGTCGCGGCGTTCTCGGCGTTCGCGGTAATGACTTAACCCATGAAATTGCCAAAGCACTTGATTTAAAAGCAAATCAAGGTGCTTTTATTGCGGAAGTTATTCCTGAAGGTGCGGCTGATAAAGCAGGCTTGAAATCTGGTGACGTGATTGTTGCTGTGAATGGCGAAAAAATTCGTACTTTCGCTGATTTGGGCGCACGAGTGAGCACGATTGGTGCGGGTAAAGAACTTGAAATCACTGTTCTGCGAGATGGTGACGAACGGAAGTTTGACGTGGTTCTAACTGCTGATGAGCAAGCAGTTACGGCCGCAGCATTGCACCCAGCTCTTGACGGTATCACCTTAGCACCCGATGAACGTGGTGGTCTCAAGGTCACCGAAATTGAAGAGGGTTCTTTGGCTGAACGCTATGGTATTCGCAAAGACGACGTGATTATTGGCGTTAACCGTAGCCCAGTGAATAGCATGAGTGAGCTACGTGAGGCGCTTAGCAATGCTGGTAGTGTGGTTGCTTTAAATTTACGTCGCGGCAATTCACAGCTATATCTTGTGTTGCGCGGTGGCTAA
- a CDS encoding Na/Pi cotransporter family protein, producing the protein MTLTDWTLAVGGLGLLLLGMQLLTDGLKAAAGSHLQGYLERSTQTRLRAALSGFTVTALVQSSSAVVVALLGFTNAGMLKLKQAAWMVFGSNVGTTMTAWIVALIGLKLNIGVVAWPMIGIGMLLQLVRRADPVGSIGLAVAGFGVLFVGLDTLRDAFEQLVTILPVGQLSISGPVGILLAVIAGALLTALVQSSSAALAIVLTASVSGVFTPLAGAAVVIGANIGTTLTALLASIGATAHAKRLAAVHVLMNTVTGITALILLVPMWWVAELLSGGEQVTNISTGLAVFHTLFNVLGVALMWLLDERIFRRVESWYRLPALRSGEPRFLDKTVLEIPAMGLNAVQQELNRVLRQYILRLRTVLRDEAALAETEEDIATGELLAHIQVYLTKLSAKQLHGDEALLLAELHTSHSRLSDLRDIVEKLRAAKPEQIEASLNHQLREQLLELLNGADMKDRPEANWASLASSIRATRNLLRHTWLNRIAANELEPTEGAALMQLASMWERSAEIITALKT; encoded by the coding sequence ATGACATTAACTGACTGGACTTTAGCTGTTGGCGGCCTTGGCCTGTTGTTGCTCGGTATGCAATTACTAACCGACGGGTTAAAAGCAGCAGCTGGAAGTCATCTACAGGGTTATCTAGAGCGCTCGACTCAAACAAGGCTGCGAGCCGCTCTGTCAGGGTTTACTGTAACTGCACTCGTGCAGTCATCTAGTGCCGTTGTGGTTGCTCTGCTTGGTTTCACCAACGCCGGCATGCTGAAATTAAAGCAAGCCGCCTGGATGGTGTTTGGGAGTAATGTCGGCACCACAATGACCGCATGGATTGTAGCGCTGATTGGTTTGAAGCTGAACATTGGCGTTGTTGCTTGGCCAATGATTGGCATTGGCATGCTACTGCAACTCGTCCGTCGCGCTGATCCAGTTGGTAGCATTGGCCTAGCAGTTGCTGGCTTCGGGGTGTTGTTTGTCGGTTTGGATACGCTGCGAGATGCCTTCGAACAACTTGTGACTATTCTGCCTGTGGGGCAGTTATCGATAAGCGGTCCTGTTGGAATTCTCCTAGCGGTAATTGCTGGCGCATTATTAACAGCGTTGGTTCAGTCTTCTTCGGCAGCTTTAGCAATTGTACTCACTGCTTCGGTGAGTGGTGTGTTTACGCCACTGGCCGGAGCTGCTGTGGTGATTGGGGCGAATATTGGTACCACCTTGACTGCGCTATTAGCCAGTATCGGCGCAACTGCCCATGCGAAGCGCTTAGCCGCAGTTCACGTCTTAATGAATACCGTCACTGGTATTACAGCATTAATTTTGCTGGTTCCGATGTGGTGGGTTGCAGAATTATTGTCAGGTGGCGAGCAGGTTACGAATATTAGTACAGGGCTCGCGGTATTCCATACTCTATTTAATGTGCTCGGTGTGGCGCTAATGTGGCTCTTAGACGAGCGCATCTTCCGTCGTGTCGAAAGTTGGTATCGGTTACCGGCATTGCGTTCAGGCGAGCCTCGCTTCCTCGATAAAACCGTGTTAGAAATTCCGGCGATGGGTCTCAACGCCGTGCAACAAGAGCTTAACCGCGTGTTGCGTCAATATATTTTGCGCTTACGCACCGTTTTACGAGATGAAGCGGCACTCGCCGAAACCGAGGAAGATATAGCGACGGGTGAATTACTCGCGCATATTCAAGTCTACTTGACCAAGTTAAGCGCGAAACAATTGCATGGTGACGAAGCTTTGTTGCTAGCAGAACTTCATACCAGCCATTCTCGCTTAAGCGACTTGCGCGACATTGTCGAAAAACTACGCGCCGCTAAACCAGAACAAATTGAAGCAAGCCTCAACCACCAACTTCGCGAACAGTTGCTCGAACTACTTAACGGCGCTGATATGAAAGATCGGCCAGAAGCAAACTGGGCATCGCTTGCTAGTTCCATTCGCGCCACACGCAATTTGCTACGCCACACTTGGTTAAATCGCATTGCAGCCAACGAGCTCGAGCCAACGGAGGGGGCGGCGTTAATGCAGTTAGCGAGTATGTGGGAGCGCAGCGCCGAAATCATCACCGCCCTGAAAACCTAA
- the rplM gene encoding 50S ribosomal protein L13, whose product MSTFVAKPETVQRDWYVIDAEGKTLGRLATEVARRLRGKHKPEYTPHVDTGDYIIIVNAEKVAVTGRKAQNKIYYSHTGYPGGIKEINFEKLIAKKPEMVIQKAVKGMLPRGPLGRAMFRKLKVYAGAEHNHVAQQPKQLEI is encoded by the coding sequence ATGAGTACATTTGTTGCAAAGCCAGAAACAGTACAACGTGACTGGTACGTTATTGACGCTGAAGGTAAAACTTTAGGTCGTTTGGCAACTGAAGTTGCCCGTCGTTTACGCGGTAAGCACAAGCCTGAGTACACACCTCACGTTGACACTGGTGATTACATCATCATCGTTAACGCTGAAAAGGTTGCTGTAACTGGCCGCAAAGCGCAAAACAAAATCTACTATTCACACACGGGTTACCCAGGTGGTATCAAAGAAATCAACTTCGAAAAGTTGATTGCTAAGAAGCCTGAAATGGTAATTCAGAAAGCGGTGAAAGGTATGTTACCTCGTGGTCCACTAGGTCGTGCCATGTTCCGTAAACTGAAAGTGTACGCTGGTGCAGAGCACAATCATGTTGCTCAGCAACCAAAACAACTTGAAATTTAA
- the zapE gene encoding cell division protein ZapE yields MTTNKLTPLLKYEQDLATGNFQPDAAQRKAVEALQRLYDELVLFHQSQVNPGLIGRLKLALGGAKPAPKGIYFWGGVGRGKTYLVDTFFETLPFEQKLRVHFHRFMHRVHSELKELKGRSDPLPIIADKLAAEARVVCFDEFFVQDITDAMILGTLMQELFKRNVVLVATSNIVPDDLYKNGLQRQRFIPAIELINKHCEVINVDSGIDYRLRTLTRAEIYHAPADAGADENLQRYFTELAPDHCNRDERGYIVVNNRNIPVRMECDDVVLFSFDAICGGPRSQNDYIELAQCYHAVLISDVPQMGAHNDDAARRFIALVDEFYERRVKLIMSGATQLDELYTQGKLNFEFKRCVSRLLEMQSHEYLGLAHKP; encoded by the coding sequence GTGACAACGAACAAGCTTACGCCATTATTAAAGTATGAGCAGGATTTAGCGACCGGAAACTTTCAACCGGATGCCGCACAACGTAAAGCTGTGGAGGCTTTGCAGCGTCTTTATGACGAACTGGTCTTATTTCACCAATCGCAAGTAAACCCAGGATTGATCGGGCGTTTGAAACTAGCGTTGGGTGGTGCGAAGCCTGCGCCAAAGGGAATTTATTTTTGGGGCGGTGTCGGACGCGGTAAAACTTATTTAGTCGATACGTTTTTTGAGACTTTACCTTTCGAGCAAAAGCTACGTGTGCATTTTCACCGCTTTATGCATCGTGTACATAGCGAATTGAAAGAACTAAAAGGTCGTAGTGATCCGCTACCAATTATTGCCGACAAACTTGCAGCCGAGGCGCGTGTTGTCTGTTTTGATGAGTTCTTTGTGCAAGATATTACCGATGCCATGATCCTTGGCACATTGATGCAAGAGTTATTCAAGCGCAATGTGGTGTTGGTAGCGACGTCAAATATCGTACCTGATGACCTATACAAAAACGGATTGCAGCGTCAGCGTTTCATTCCCGCTATTGAATTGATTAATAAGCACTGCGAAGTAATTAACGTCGACAGTGGTATCGATTACCGCCTGCGCACGCTAACCCGGGCTGAAATTTACCATGCACCTGCAGATGCCGGTGCGGATGAAAATCTACAACGATACTTTACTGAGTTGGCTCCTGACCACTGTAACCGCGATGAACGCGGATATATTGTGGTGAATAATCGCAACATCCCAGTGCGCATGGAGTGTGATGACGTCGTGTTATTCTCGTTTGATGCAATTTGTGGCGGGCCACGCTCGCAAAACGACTATATTGAACTCGCACAGTGTTATCACGCAGTGCTTATTAGTGATGTGCCGCAAATGGGCGCACATAATGACGATGCCGCGCGGCGTTTTATTGCGTTGGTTGACGAATTCTATGAACGCCGAGTCAAACTAATTATGTCTGGCGCTACCCAGTTAGACGAGCTGTACACTCAAGGTAAATTAAATTTCGAGTTCAAACGGTGTGTTAGCCGGCTATTAGAAATGCAAAGTCACGAATATTTAGGACTCGCTCACAAACCATGA
- a CDS encoding YhcB family protein: MSWIVGILLVIAGAIVGFFVARYWLTEHSDEAELNQQVTQTKQQLADYRQEVAEHLATAQALVGQLEETQDKLKAYLHHSADLLQREQEQPSLPFFAEDTIRELRMANKVKGEKRRSDDKVPSDMPRDYSDTKSGLFK, encoded by the coding sequence ATGAGCTGGATTGTTGGAATTTTACTCGTCATTGCAGGTGCTATTGTTGGATTTTTTGTGGCGCGGTACTGGCTCACAGAACATTCCGATGAGGCCGAGTTAAACCAGCAAGTCACGCAGACAAAGCAGCAACTTGCCGACTATCGTCAAGAAGTTGCTGAACATCTCGCTACCGCACAGGCGCTCGTAGGCCAGCTGGAAGAAACCCAAGACAAGTTAAAAGCGTACTTACATCACAGTGCCGACTTATTGCAGCGTGAGCAAGAACAGCCAAGCTTGCCATTCTTCGCTGAAGACACCATTCGCGAACTGCGAATGGCGAATAAGGTAAAAGGCGAGAAGCGTCGTTCGGATGATAAGGTGCCAAGTGATATGCCGCGTGACTACAGCGACACCAAGTCCGGCCTCTTTAAATAA